The nucleotide sequence GGATGGTGTCCGGTTCCTTCATCCGCAGGAGCTGGAGCAATGTTTCGATGCCGGTCAATTCCATGATCGGCACACGGTGTTCCTTCGCATAGCGTTCCATTTCCTCGATCAGTCCGCTGCGTTCGGGGATTATGCTCTCCACATAGCGGGTTATATTTTCTGGAACCACAGCAAGGCCTCCTTTAATCAGCTTTTAAGCGGCCGAATTATCCTGCCGGCCGCTTAACCTGATATATTTTAACATAACTAACAGGGGGAATGCGAGTTTTTACGCATTCCCCCATGATCTCAATTTTTCAAGTGCTTATTCTTATCGATGTTATGCTCCTTGAGCGACTCATTAAAGAGCACTTCCCCCTCAGGAGTAGCCAGGAAGTATAGGAATTCCGTGTCATCCGGCTCAAGGGCTGCCTTCAATGACATTTCACCAGGGCTTGCAATCGGGCCCGGCGGTAAATCTTTGTATTTATACGTATTATATGGCGAATCGACTTGAAGATCCTTTTTGTAGACTTTTTGCTTATGTTCACCTAGAGCATAAAGCACAGTCGGATCCGTCTGCAGGGGGATGTCGTTTTCAAGGCGGTTATAAAACACGCTCGCAATCTTCTTGCGGTCGGCCTTTTTGGTCGCCTCCTGCTCAATGAGGGATGCCATCGTTATGAGTTGATGTGGAGTATACTCTTCCCCTTGCACGGTCAAATCATACTTTGTAAGAATTGCTTCGGTTTTATCAAGCATGTTTGCGATAATCAATTCAAGCTTTGGCTTTTCCTCATAAAACGAATAAGTTGCCGGGAATAAATACCCTTCAAGCGGATGCTTGATCTTTTCCCCGAGTATTTCTTCTGTCAGCATGGACGGGTAAAGCTCCATCAACTCTTTCAAATAGGCTTCATCGTTCAGCTTGGCCTCTATTTCCTCTTCTTTATACGGTGTATGCTTGGCAATGATCTCGATTATTTCAGGGATTTGTTTTCCTTCCGGAACGGTCATTTTAAAGATGGGATCAGCAAGGATCTTCCCGGTTTTAAGGGAATCGATAATATCCTCTATCTCCATTGACGGACTCAGTTTATAGTCTCCGGCCTGGAAACCCTGTTCATTTTTGTATTTCACGTAATACCGGAAGATTGTCGCATCCTTAACAATGCCGTTTTCCTCCAGTATATTCGCTATTTTTGAAACGGATGAGCCGATTGGAACCGTTATGTCCTTAATCGTCTTGTCGTTGGCATCCGCCGGTTCAAGGGCTGATTTCACATACATATAACCGCCGATTCCTGTGCCGATGATCGCCAAAACAAGGATGGTAACAATGATAAGGACGATTTTCCGGACTACCCGTGCTTCATTTTGTTTCTCTTTGCGCTTTTTATAAAACATGTTCATCTTATTTTGATTCGAGTTGGACTCTGACATGCCCCTACCCTCCTTTTCACCTTGCCTATTATACTATAAATTCTTTTAGTTTCGCCATTTCTTCTGAAAAATCGCTAAAATTTGTATGAGGTCGCAAGGTTGAACGATGGAATTAACCAGTGGCTATTTGTCTCTTATCATCCAAAGTAGCAAACGAATAACAGTCCAAAAAGAAAGAAAACTCGCCGGCTGGCGCCTCTTCAAGTGAAGACAGAGGTGACGCTGCCCTTATCTATATTCTTAAAATAGGCGACTTCCCCGGATATTTTATCAATGACA is from Bacillus marinisedimentorum and encodes:
- the mltG gene encoding endolytic transglycosylase MltG, producing the protein MSESNSNQNKMNMFYKKRKEKQNEARVVRKIVLIIVTILVLAIIGTGIGGYMYVKSALEPADANDKTIKDITVPIGSSVSKIANILEENGIVKDATIFRYYVKYKNEQGFQAGDYKLSPSMEIEDIIDSLKTGKILADPIFKMTVPEGKQIPEIIEIIAKHTPYKEEEIEAKLNDEAYLKELMELYPSMLTEEILGEKIKHPLEGYLFPATYSFYEEKPKLELIIANMLDKTEAILTKYDLTVQGEEYTPHQLITMASLIEQEATKKADRKKIASVFYNRLENDIPLQTDPTVLYALGEHKQKVYKKDLQVDSPYNTYKYKDLPPGPIASPGEMSLKAALEPDDTEFLYFLATPEGEVLFNESLKEHNIDKNKHLKN